One window of Candidatus Nitrospira kreftii genomic DNA carries:
- a CDS encoding hypothetical protein (conserved protein of unknown function), which yields MTSELTWFLPTPDELQTRWQHLNKRYFSGSLPSIAIVWSSRLTSSVGMFASRGGPRTSTGQGSREIRLSLPLFVKLADRTPYAEQELLNTIAHEMIHQWQFDLLKRRPDHGLAFLRKMTEMNRTGEMAITTYHSLEQEVLALSRFTWRCTDCGRIYRRQRKTIQPGRHRCGVCRGTLHELLSPLCTVERRPVGHVPEISIPVSPSARSNRRIAKPQQLTLQLI from the coding sequence ATGACCAGTGAACTAACCTGGTTTCTTCCTACTCCAGACGAACTGCAGACCCGTTGGCAGCATTTGAATAAGCGGTACTTTTCTGGTTCACTTCCGTCGATCGCGATTGTATGGAGTTCTCGCTTAACCTCCTCAGTTGGTATGTTCGCCAGCCGTGGAGGACCCAGAACATCCACCGGCCAAGGCAGTCGAGAGATTCGCCTGTCCCTCCCTCTCTTTGTGAAGCTTGCCGACCGCACACCATATGCAGAACAGGAACTCCTGAACACGATCGCGCATGAGATGATTCATCAATGGCAATTCGACCTCTTGAAGCGTCGACCTGATCATGGTCTCGCCTTCTTGCGAAAGATGACGGAGATGAACCGAACAGGAGAAATGGCGATCACGACCTATCATTCGCTGGAGCAGGAAGTACTTGCCTTATCGCGATTCACCTGGCGGTGCACTGACTGTGGACGGATTTATAGACGACAGCGAAAAACGATCCAGCCGGGCCGCCATCGTTGCGGTGTCTGTCGAGGGACTTTACACGAACTCCTGTCGCCTCTCTGTACGGTTGAGAGGCGGCCGGTGGGCCATGTGCCTGAGATCTCCATTCCTGTAAGTCCATCCGCCCGGTCGAACCGGCGCATCGCAAAGCCTCAACAGTTGACCCTTCAGTTGATCTGA
- a CDS encoding hypothetical protein (conserved protein of unknown function), protein MGKRPDRTPPPQLPSLIPPVNVSDLKTYPLKKRHSKVRLSDFVTSWKRGGSFSTFYNGLPDILAVKTLRAVTRAIVKAHRKHRPVIVGIGAHVIKVGLAPIITDLMKRGVITAVAMNGAGIIHDFELAFMGHTSEEVDAEIDEGRFGMAEETGRMLNEAITRGANDGHGLGEAIGRYMNHAAAQFPNHSVSILATGTRLGIPVTVHVAVGTDIIHMHPSADGAAIGATSLLDFRRLTAVVAGMEGGVYLNIGSAVILPEVFLKTLSLGRNLGHPIANITTVNLDFLSHYRPQTNVVRRPTQKGGQGYSLTGHHEIMLPLLAAAVIEELG, encoded by the coding sequence TTGGGAAAACGTCCTGATCGGACTCCCCCACCCCAGCTACCCTCCTTGATTCCTCCGGTCAATGTATCGGACCTCAAGACCTATCCGTTGAAAAAACGGCATAGCAAGGTGCGACTCTCGGACTTCGTGACATCATGGAAACGTGGGGGATCGTTTTCGACATTCTATAACGGTCTCCCTGACATCTTAGCCGTCAAGACGCTGCGGGCCGTCACCCGGGCCATCGTGAAGGCCCATCGCAAGCATCGTCCGGTGATCGTCGGGATCGGAGCCCATGTCATCAAGGTGGGGCTTGCGCCGATCATCACGGACTTAATGAAGCGAGGCGTCATCACGGCCGTAGCCATGAATGGAGCGGGAATCATCCATGACTTCGAATTGGCCTTCATGGGTCACACCTCTGAAGAGGTGGACGCTGAAATTGACGAAGGGCGCTTTGGTATGGCGGAAGAAACAGGGCGCATGCTCAATGAAGCCATCACGCGCGGTGCGAATGACGGCCATGGGCTTGGCGAGGCTATTGGGCGTTACATGAACCATGCTGCTGCTCAATTTCCCAACCACTCGGTCAGCATTCTTGCCACCGGTACACGGCTCGGCATCCCGGTCACGGTTCATGTCGCTGTGGGCACCGATATCATTCACATGCATCCTTCCGCAGATGGAGCGGCCATCGGAGCTACGTCCCTTCTCGACTTCAGACGTCTCACTGCAGTCGTTGCTGGAATGGAGGGCGGCGTGTATCTGAATATCGGATCGGCTGTGATTCTTCCGGAAGTCTTCCTCAAGACTTTGTCGCTCGGTCGAAACCTGGGTCACCCCATTGCGAACATCACCACGGTCAACCTGGATTTCCTTTCTCACTATCGTCCTCAGACCAACGTCGTGCGGCGCCCCACGCAGAAAGGCGGTCAAGGGTATTCCTTGACAGGCCACCACGAGATTATGCTGCCATTACTGGCCGCGGCGGTGATTGAAGAGTTAGGATGA
- a CDS encoding Phosphoheptose isomerase: MQTVVLTAFAESARVKQQFAREHADRIIQVATVIANAFTNGNKVLLFGNGGSSTDAAHIAAEFVGRYKRERMPLPAIALATDIAAITCIANDYGYEELFARQVRAHGRAGDIAIGISTSGNSPNVLKGITAAREGGLTTVAWTGMSGGTLAGLVDYPFVVPSTITSRIQETHITLGHVLCELVEDHLLGKTS; this comes from the coding sequence ATGCAAACGGTTGTGTTGACAGCCTTTGCGGAAAGCGCTCGCGTCAAGCAACAGTTTGCGCGTGAACACGCCGACCGTATCATCCAGGTGGCCACTGTCATCGCCAATGCCTTTACCAACGGCAATAAAGTGCTGCTGTTCGGTAACGGTGGCAGTTCGACGGACGCAGCGCACATTGCGGCAGAGTTTGTCGGGCGTTACAAGCGCGAGCGGATGCCGTTACCGGCCATTGCCCTCGCGACGGATATCGCAGCCATTACCTGCATCGCTAATGACTATGGATATGAGGAACTGTTCGCCCGCCAAGTGCGGGCGCACGGGAGAGCCGGCGACATCGCCATCGGTATCAGCACCAGTGGAAATTCTCCGAATGTGTTGAAGGGGATCACCGCTGCACGCGAAGGGGGCTTGACGACGGTCGCGTGGACCGGGATGTCCGGCGGTACGCTTGCCGGCCTGGTCGACTATCCGTTCGTCGTGCCTTCTACGATTACCTCACGCATCCAAGAAACCCACATTACGCTCGGCCACGTGTTGTGTGAACTGGTGGAGGATCATCTCCTTGGGAAAACGTCCTGA